The sequence below is a genomic window from Providencia rettgeri.
CTGTCGCCTTTCTGTAAGCCGGCTCGTTCACCAGCTAACCCTTGCGTCACCTTTTGGATAACGGGGTCAATCCTTGCAGAAACCGGCATTATACCTACCGACAAAATTGGATCTTGTTTCTCAGGATCAAGCTGCCAAGTCGTTAAATCAACTGTTTTTGTAATCGGCTCATTATAACCATTTGGTAATACTTGAGCTGTCAGTTCACGGTCGCCTATTTTGCCAACCAATGCTAAACGAACTGAATTCCAGTCAGGAGTTTCGATGCCATCAATGGATTTTAGTTCCATTTTTGGTTCAAAATTTGCAGTTGCCGCAATAGAACCTGGTTTTACGTCTTCAATGATAGGTTTTACGGAAGGAATACCTATCATAAAGACTATCCAATAGACAACAATTGCTAACAAAAAGTTCGCAATTGGCCCAGCACTAATAATGGCCGCTCGTTGACCTACAGTTTTATTATTAAACGCTTGATGGCGACGTTCAGGAGAGACGCTCCCCACTCGCTCATCAAGCATTTTGACATACCCCCCTAGCGGGATCATTGCCAAAACAAATTCAGTGCCATGTTTATCGACTTTGCGCCATAACGTTTTGCCAAACCCAATAGAGAAACGTTCAACATAAACACCACAACGACGAGCAACCCAGTAGTGGCCGAACTCGTGCACTGTAATTAACACGCCTATCGCGATAATAAATGCAACTAAACTCCAAATAAATCCCATGTATCTTCCTAAAGACCAAAACCGTTAAAAATTAACAAATTTAGCCCAGCAAAAACAGGAATTGCTGCTGTCAGGCTATCAATACGATCCAAGATACCGCCATGTCCAGGAATTAAGTGGCTACTATCTTTAATACCTGATTGGCGCTTAAACATACTTTCGGTTAAATCACCAAACACAGATACTATAACAACAATAATTGAAGTCACTAGCAAATAATCAGGCATCACAGGGATTGGCGCAAAGGCACTAAATAACCATGAAATTACCCCTGCAGTTATAAGGCCACCAATTAAACCTTCCCATGTTTTACCTGGTGATACCTTAGGGGCCATTTTGTTGCGTCCGATAGTTCGACCAAATGCATAAGCACCTGAATCCGCGCCCCAAACCAGCAACATGACATACAATAACCACCAAGCACCGAAGAATGTATCACTTTGATAACCAACGGTTCTTAAAACCATCATCCCACAATAGAACGGGATAATTGTTAACACACCAAATAGCAATCGAATAATGACGGACTTACCCCATGCTGCAGAAGCAGGATAGGTAACCACTAAAATAATGGCAATTCCCCACCAAATAAGGCCTGCCCATAGGCCATACAGGATCATAGGTTCAGTAGAAAACTGATTTATATCGGAAATAGAAAATTGCATTGCGAGTAATATTGCAGTAAAAACAACCGCTAAGCCTATACGCTTAGCTTGTGAATGCCAGCCGACAAATTGCGCCCATTCCCAAGCGCCTAAAGCACAAACCGCAATCACAACAAACCCAAAATTCGCTGGAGAAAGTAAAAACAGCGCTGCAATAACAATCGGTATTAAGACTATCGCAGTAAGCAAACGATATTTCAGCACATCTTTCCCCTATTCTTTGCCCTGTTCATCATCTGATTCAGCTCCACCATAACGGCGCTCACGCTGACTAAAAGCATCAACTGCACTTTGAAACACCATTTCATCAAAATCTGGCCACAAAACGTTGGTGAAATAAAATTCCGCATAAGCGACTTGCCATAAGAGGAAGTTGCTAATACGGTGCTCCCCCCCCGTTCTTATGACTAAATCGACATTCTCTTGGTCATGCATACAAATATGGTTATCAATACTTTCTTCATTGATGTCATCAATAGAAAGCTCACCACTTTGAACCTTTGCAAATACTTGTTTTACACTGTTACTAATATCCCAGCGGCCACCATAATTCGCAGCAATATTCAGTTTTAGCCCAGTATTGTTTTGCGTTAATGCTTCCGCCTTATCAATTCTTTTTCTGAGACGTTCACTAAAACGGTTCACATCACCAATGACTTTTAGTTTTACATTGTTTTTATGTAAGTTTTTAACTTCATTATCAAGAGCAAAAACAAAGAGTTCCATTAAAGAACTCACTTCTTTCTCTGGCCTTCTCCAGTTTTCACTACTAAAGGCATACAATGTCAGCGAACTAATTTTATTTTTTACCGCAAAGCGTACAGAATTACGGACAGACTCAACGCCTGCCTTATGACCTGAAATTCTAAGTTTCCCTCTTTGTTTCGCCCATCGGCCATTACCATCCATAATGATAGCAACATGCTTAGGCATCATTGAATCAGAGAGATTTTCACCACTAGAGTTCATTAAATATTAATCCTTGTGAGTACCACTTTGAGTATACAGACCAATAATAACTACTATTATTGAATTTGCTGATAAGACACATCCTTAAATCTCTAAGCGATACCATGTTGTTTTTCTTTTTTTAAACACGTCACATATTAAAGAGTTATTATGGCTATCAGCAACTAAATAAAACACATACCAGTTCTAAATTGTCTGAGCGATTATTTTTTCTGCATTTTTACGCGCCCATCCGTCGATTTCTAAGACCTCTTCAATCGAAACTGGTTCAGAAAAAACTTGGTTTTCTAATACATTGTGGTTGATTTTGGCGATATCCGTAAAGCGTATTTTACCTTCAAGAAATGCGGCAACGGTCATTTCATTAGCACCATTAAGTACAGTTGTCGCGGCTTGTCCTTGATGACAGGCATCGATTGCAAGCTTCAAGCAAGGATAACGTTGATAGTCAGGCTGAACAAACGTTAATGATGAAAGTGTTGCAAAATCAAGCGGTTTTGCGCCAGATACGATACGCTGGGGATAAGCCATGCTGTATGAAATCGGTGTACGCATATCTGGCGTCCCCAACTGGGCTATCA
It includes:
- the cdsA gene encoding phosphatidate cytidylyltransferase, producing the protein MLKYRLLTAIVLIPIVIAALFLLSPANFGFVVIAVCALGAWEWAQFVGWHSQAKRIGLAVVFTAILLAMQFSISDINQFSTEPMILYGLWAGLIWWGIAIILVVTYPASAAWGKSVIIRLLFGVLTIIPFYCGMMVLRTVGYQSDTFFGAWWLLYVMLLVWGADSGAYAFGRTIGRNKMAPKVSPGKTWEGLIGGLITAGVISWLFSAFAPIPVMPDYLLVTSIIVVIVSVFGDLTESMFKRQSGIKDSSHLIPGHGGILDRIDSLTAAIPVFAGLNLLIFNGFGL
- the uppS gene encoding polyprenyl diphosphate synthase translates to MNSSGENLSDSMMPKHVAIIMDGNGRWAKQRGKLRISGHKAGVESVRNSVRFAVKNKISSLTLYAFSSENWRRPEKEVSSLMELFVFALDNEVKNLHKNNVKLKVIGDVNRFSERLRKRIDKAEALTQNNTGLKLNIAANYGGRWDISNSVKQVFAKVQSGELSIDDINEESIDNHICMHDQENVDLVIRTGGEHRISNFLLWQVAYAEFYFTNVLWPDFDEMVFQSAVDAFSQRERRYGGAESDDEQGKE
- the rseP gene encoding sigma E protease regulator RseP — encoded protein: MGFIWSLVAFIIAIGVLITVHEFGHYWVARRCGVYVERFSIGFGKTLWRKVDKHGTEFVLAMIPLGGYVKMLDERVGSVSPERRHQAFNNKTVGQRAAIISAGPIANFLLAIVVYWIVFMIGIPSVKPIIEDVKPGSIAATANFEPKMELKSIDGIETPDWNSVRLALVGKIGDRELTAQVLPNGYNEPITKTVDLTTWQLDPEKQDPILSVGIMPVSARIDPVIQKVTQGLAGERAGLQKGDRIVSVNGEVLGLWNPVTRIIRNNPGVPLKLEVQRSQQLISLTLTPDSQNGQRGEKIGFAGVELSVLPLADEYKMVQQYGPFSAFYQASDKTWQLMKLTVNMMGKLVVGDVKLNNLSGPISIAKGAGVSAESGLVYYLMFIALISVNLGIINLFPLPVLDGGHLLFLLIEKIKGSPVSERVQDFSFRIGAMALILLMGLALFNDFSRF